In the Drosophila virilis strain 15010-1051.87 chromosome 4, Dvir_AGI_RSII-ME, whole genome shotgun sequence genome, TCAGGTTGAAACATCGTCAAAATCCGCGCTAAAGATATAGCACATAAAATTATAACTATTTTCTCTTACACACAGCTGTTCAGTTGCGTGGGAAAAATAAATCGAACTACTCTGAGCAAGTGAACTAGTTCCTGCAGcttttatttcaaatagtaTCCGATAGGTTTCACGATAATATAATATCGATTACTCGAAATGACCGTTGTTAaagttgaaattaaaaaatgccgaaaatgtaaaaacatatttgacaTTAAAGCGtaatttcatattattataccaaatttataggttttttttatttacaaccAATTACACAAGCCCCATATACTCCTACGCCAGAACAAAAGTATCACGCATTTGTCcattttttgcgcttttatcttgtttattttctcaagcgaacaaaaaaaaaccacccaAAACACCCTTAACAGGAAAAAGCGAAGGGCGATAAAGGACACTGACATTGTCGGCAAACAAAGTTTAATAAACGTTCCCCAATTAAATACTTTCCATGCACAACTtttaaaacaatgaaaatagACACGCCCATAAAacgaatataaaatatattttatatacaattgTTGGTCTTTaaagtttcttttttatttttttttttaacattgacAAAAGTCGATAAAATTtgaaccaaaaataaaatgtttaaaagtaAAAACGAATGTAATATTGTGTATAAGTGCACTGTGCGCCTACTTGATGATTCTGATGTCTTAGAGTGTGAATTTCAGGTGGGTTTTAAATGAACATAAATACGTGCTCAAGTGAATAAACGGCATTTTACATACGAAAAAGAAGTCTTGCCGCACCGATGTTTGTTGTaaatatatgcgtgtgtgtgtgtgtgtgtgtacgtgcgtgtgtgtgcgtgtgcgtgtttgtaGATATGAGAATAAGGTGGAGTTCGTAAGGGCGTAACTTTCCtatagctataaaaaaaacgcCAAACCCATTTGGAGCcaacacaaaaacttaatagccttttttataaatttaatcaaaatatttgtcaaatatttgtaaatgtgTCCTTCCAAATTCTAGCCATTCCATAAAGGCATTTACCTAGTCGACCATATATGTAGGCAATTAGATATTAAGGAAAAGGACTATTTTGGCTTACGTTATGTagacacaggcaaacaacgggtaaatatattaattttaaaagacAGTCCTAGTTAAATAtatggtttttggtttttagcACTGGCTTGATTTGGCCAAATCCATATTGAAACAATGCAAAGGTAAATATTTGGAAATGATATTTGAAAACCAAactgaaaatacattttttttttctgcacaGATATAGATCCTGTGCTGTTTTCCTTACGCGTCAAATTCTATCCAGCGGATCCATTTCGCCTTACCGGCAATGGACGCATCATGCTCTTCCAACAGCTGAAGAGAGATCTTCGTCACGGCCGGCTATACTGTTCCCTGGGCGAGGCAGCCGCTCTTGGGGCATTGATTGTGCAGGGTAAGGCCTCActttatgtatgaaaaaacatcgaaaattatgaatttatttatatttatagaggAACTTGGGGACTATGACGAAATGATGCATATCGGCGACTATGTGTCATCGCTGGATTTGGCTCTGCGCCAAACCGAGAATCTGGAAAAGAAGATCATTGATCTGCATAAAAAGCGAAAGCCCGGTCAGGATCCCTCCGTGGCAATGGATGAGTTTATGGGCATTGCCCGAGGCCTCGAAACGTACGGCATTGATCCCCATCCCGTCAAGGATCATCGCGGCTCCCTGCTGTACGTTGGCATCAATCATGCCGGCATCAGCACCTTCGTGGCCGGCAAGCGTTCCCAGCACTTTCGCTGGAATGAGGTGCACAAGATTAACTTCGAGggcaaaatgtttattgcaCATTTGAGCTTCACGGATGCCAGCCGAGAGCCCGTAAGTGCTTGCCCCAATCTGTACACTTCCATCTCAGCACATACACGTAAATGTTAATTGCAGAAAAAGCACACAATTGGCTTCAAGTGCCCCTCGGGACCCGCTTGCCGTTACCTGTGGAGGTGTGCGATCGAGCAAATGCTCTTCTTCACGTAAGTACAGGAGATATTTTTGGGCTCTTTCGTTTATGCGCATACATTCATTTTGCACAGCTTGCCAAATAGCCAGCATGCGGCTGTTGTTTCCGGCGGTGGCTTCTTCTCCTGGGGCACAAAGTTCCGTTATACCGGTAGAACTGAACGCGAGATTCTGACTGAAAGCATAAACGCATTACGCGAGCAAAAAATGACCAATTCAACGTCTAGCAAACGCAAGGCAAGCAGTGTGCCGGCCACGCCCTCCAGTCCACAGGGCGACTTGGCACAAATACGTGAGTAATATTGAAATCCTTAACTATATTTGAATTATgtcaaattgcatttgatttaCCAGGCTACAGCAGCTTGCCACGTTCAACAATGTCCGAGCCGTTGGGCTGTTCTATGGCACCGAGCATTCTCATCTATGGCGGCCATGGCCAGGACGTGGGCGTCAACGGCAGCCTGCAAATGCCCATCCTGGAGCCCGTTTGCGAGGAGGCGCGTCTGCGCTCCTCAAACATGGATAGACTTAATCATATGGGAACAGAACTATCCGGCTATGCATTCCGTGACTCCATTGAGCATTCGTCAACGGAAAGCGGACTTACGGCTAGTGGCTATGATGTGGCTGGGAAGCCGCGTGGCAATCACAACGACTCCAAGCAGCATCTTTATTATTCATCCAAACAGTACTATGCGCTGCCCAATCCCGCCTTAAATTCAAGCTCTTCCGTCGGTATCTCCAGCGGCAAACATATTGGCAAATACTCGCGCACACATTCAAATTCCAATGGCGGCAAGAGTTTGcgtaaatttcatttgttgcaCGCGTTTATACCATCCGTAATATTTGTTGTCATCGCAATGGCCGGCACTGCGGTCTTCATTATGGAATCGGAGCTGGAAATATTTGAACGTGTACGCAATTCTCCCGAAATGCTTAGTTTGCGTTATCAGTATTATCAGCCGCTAAAAGAATTTGTTATGGAAAAACTAGGCCggaaaatgtaattttattcaattccaAAGACTTCATATACGGATATGTGAGCTATagtcatttaaagtttttaaaaaatgttacaaTTGCAATAACTCTggcaaataaatgtaaaaaatttgATTCCAAACGTTTCTATAGATATTCCCAATCATTCATTCGAACGGAGATATGGAAGAGAGAGTTCTCCTTAAGCTCGGTAAGCTCGGTAATCAAGTAATTAGAGTCATCATAATTCACGTTTATAAAAACTGAACATTCTTTTAAAATCTCCTTCAGATATTACTCACTTTTTGAATTACACTATTCGATTTCTCTTTAAAAGTATCGATAAGACAGAAATCGATATTGTGCAGTCGCAATCAAAATACTTATTTACAGCGGTCACACGACAGTGTTGCCAACCATATTAGTggccccctttttttttacgGTAGGATGATAAAATCTGACAAGCAAACCATTAAGTTTGTTCCTTATCCAACACTTGCGACAAAGCTTATGTACGATCACACAGTGAAAAATTGCAAGCCGATATAATTGAACAGTGCGCATGCGCGGAGTCGGCAATGAAAATTACAGGTTTGTTTTCTTGTGCTCAACAAGTTAAACACTTGCAAacccatttatatatattgtgcatACGTGTGTAACCGTTTCTTTTTTTAGCGATTGTTAGCTGACGTATAAGTGCAAACgccattttataattattagaTATATAAAGACAAATTGACATAAATGCAACATATAAAATGGCAAAATTAATATGCAACTAAAAGTGTTCGTCATAATACAAGAAACCATTTTTGCAATTGACAAAACTGTGTACATGCAtttgtaagtatgtatgtatgtatgtaggtgtgCGTGCGTGTCGTTTGTCCACAGCCATTTAACggcttacatatgtatgtatgcatatatacatatattaattatgGGTTTCAAGTGTGTATACTCCTTGTACCACTTGtaaaatatgcacatacaACCTGCAGACTCACATATGTGTACATCTGCAGccatgcgtgcgtgtgtgtgtgtgtgtgtgcatgtgtgtgtgcgttgtgcCTGTGTGAGGCGATTTCTAAAAGAGCATAAAACAGATGACTTAAGAAGCAAACTGGAATTGCCGATGATGAAATACCATCATGTTAATGTACTTTTACCAATGCGTAAAGTgttcaataaaaatgcatgTACACCGAACATAACTCAAGGAGAAAATCAAGAAAGTTCCAATTAAACGCACACAATTTTTTTGAAGCTCAACAttggcatttaattgtttcacttttattatttactttcaGTAACAGATTTATGAATAGCTCTGCTGATTTAGGATTGTCAATCCAAGTGTTTCGCTTTTACTTGTGATGATTTAAGCTGGAATCAATATAGATTCTCTAGCTCCAATCTTGTACAATATTCAACAAGTGGCAAGCATATAATGGTCTATCCCGAAGAACCTTTTTGGGCTTTGCCAATGGTATCCGGATTATACGAAGATAGAGATTATAGGGGTAAAAAGAAAACGTCATTTTTTAAATCTACCTTTTAATTTGATGTTTtggaaatttgcattttttctaGTTAATGTAGTGGAAGCTTTGCAGGAGTTTTGGCAAATGAAACAGACGCGCGGCGTCGAGTTGAAAAATGGAGCTCTTGTGATTTACGAATCGATTCCATCGAATAGCCAACCCTATGTTTGCTTCGTAACATTACCTGGCGGGAGTTGCTTTGGCAGTTTTCAGGTGGGATTTATTAAATACCatgttatatataatactAATCGTTTGCCATTGACATTGCAGAATTGCCCAACTAAAGCGGAGGCCAGACGAAGTTCAGCTAAAATTGCCCTCATGAATTCGGTATTCAATGAACATCCATCTCGTCGCATAAGCGATGAGTTTATAGAAAAGGCTGTTCAGGATGCACGCGCCTCTTTCAAGGGAACACCACAAAATAATGAACTACCAGAATCAGGAATCGGCGCATTTAGGTAAGTAGCAGACcgtcttttttttatatataacataagTCTAAACGTAACTCTGTATCTAGATTCATGCTTGAAGCAAATAAGGGGCGAACAATGTTGGAATTTCAAGAATTGATGACCGTCTTTCAACTACTACATTGGAATGGATCCTTAAAGGCAATGCGCGAGCGCCAGTGCTCCAGGCAGGAGGTGGTCGCACATTATTCAAACCGTAGTCTGGATGATGAGATGCGTGCCCAAATGGCACTCGACTGGATAGCACGTGAGCAGGAGAATCCAGGAGTGCTGCGAAGAGAACTGGTCTTGGCTGAACGCGAGCTAGAGACGGCACGCATGGCAGGACGAGAGCTGCGTTTTCCCAAGGAGAAAAAGGACATATTAATGATAGCACATAATCAACTGGGTGGCAGCAATTTGGGTGCAGCATCcattgaaaactgaaaacaagTGAAAGGAGCTAATAATAAAGGGGATACAATAAGGTATATATGGAGAACAATCCGTTCTTAGTCTTGGCATCATTAAAGCAtcatatctctatatatatacatacattcagCAAGTAATCTTCGCAAGAACCCGCATAACACAAACAACAGTTTATTTTATTGGCAAAACCACATGATCTCGAGTTCTGTTAAATCCGTTAAAGCTCATTTAAAACTAATTACCAGAAAAATGTGAGAATAATAATCAGTTACTGACAGCCcgacaaattaatattatgaaAAGATACAAATTATCATAAAAGATAAAGGAAACTCGTTTAAAAACTGACAAGTGCAAAATACTTTCGGAATGAAAAATTGTGATTTAAATACTGAATTTACGGAATTATTTTGAGACTTAACTTAAATAGTATAGTTAAAtttattgtgtgtgtatatgcatgtgtatttatatatcaaaCATTGTCTCAGCGCCAAGCGCAACTCATTTGAGGCATATTACCATTTAGATAAATTTTTAACTAACTTCATCAATCCCTAATAAAATGTACTAATTTGGCAATtcagttattttatttgtgaacTTTTGAACAAAATTATGTTAAACTAGTGCAAAAAATGAATTGTATTAATACATATGTCGATTGCCTAATAACGaaataaaaccaagaaaaTATGTCTGTCTGCCTTTCTATATATGTGCACTTACGAtcttttctataaaaaaatactaaaaactTTCAAGAGCAAGCAAAAAAGTCATATACTTTCATTCAGcaaacaattaacaaaaatgCTGATGCATTTGCTTTTCAATCTCTTGCGATTTGGCGGGCATGCATCAATTTCTAGTTTCAAATGTATTACGAATGGTTTAATACAAAATACTGAATGTTTTGCATGTAAAAATACTGTTATGCTGTTGCGAAAAATACTGTTTTAATACCACACTACGAatgtgcaacaaaaaacaaaaccgaaTTCTAGTTAGATTCCAATTAGATCCGGCGTAATCGCCATTTAACCGTTGCTATCTCCAGACACAGCGCCAGTAAAGCGAGTAATGCACCACCTTAAAACGCGGTCatgaattaaatattaaaaaaagaaaaaaacaacaacaatttcttACATAGCAAGGTGAGAAATGCTGAGGAAACACCTGACATGGTCACCGGGTAGACGGTGTACAACGACTGACATGCTGGCTTTTTCATTTGACGCTGTCGAAGAATTCTCTCAACTAAACCAACTTCGCGTGCATTGCACATTCTaaattgcaatgcaaattaaatgaaataatatatatcattataattatgtaCTTACGCTGTTTTGAAGAGCTCCGTATATTGACTATTTTTATGCACAATCCAATTCATAATCTCCACTTCCATAAGACCGGATACCTCGCGCAAATCGCAGATTTCATTAGCGTCAAACAATTCTGCTATTATCGGATAGGCGTCAACTACCTCGCAGTGAAATGCGAAACCGCCACTCTTGAGATATGGAATCGCTTCCTCTATGTGGCCGTACACACCCATTTCATTGGCACCTCTAGATGTGGACaattttttgcttattaacCGGGTCACAACCGGGTTTGAACTTTCCTATTtttgaaacatattttaagaGGTGAACCTTTTTACTTGATTGTCTCGACTTACtctaaataaaactttatagTATCCAATATCTTCAAATGATAGTTTGAGAGGGCTAGATGTTATTTCATCAACCGTAGCCGGACCTTGATCCGAAGAGCTGAGCAATCCACCAACGACAGATGACGTGTAATAGTTGTACATTACCACGGAGAATAGATAAACTGTTACCACAATAGAACGAGACGGTAAGTCCTTGGGAATAGGTTCCATTCCCTGTTGACAGACGGCACCAAAAGTATGTAGAATACGTTCTGTCCAGTTGCTTTGCGATTTGGGATCTGGACGTGTCATTATATTTTCAGCTGTCAAATTTGTGGCCTTCCGCCTCAGTCTAGCTACCCacaatatatttcttatattcaaatttcttCGTTTCAACTGTTTCTCTGCTTTGGTATGCCATCTGTTGCTCAGGTACTCGAGGAGCAACCAAATGACGGTAATCCCTATTAAGGTGCCCAACGTGAAGAGCCACACCTGTCTGCTAAAGGGTGCTAAAAAATTACCGCTTTTTCCGTGTGTATCCAAGTCGGGCGTAAAGCGAAACAAAAACGCTGTCTCAAACTTCCAGCTCTGGTGTATAGTGTCGAACTCAGCAAAGCGATTTATACGATTGAATGCGCCGGAAGCTGCAATGTCTGCCTCGTTGCGCATAATTATGCCCAGCAATCCCAGTCGAAAAGTTGTGTTGCCCAATCTACCAGCCCAACCCCGGGAGTTGCGAAACTTGACGGTAAAATTAAAACGATCTCTGAGCAGGCATAACAGCTCGTAATGATACTTGATGAATGCTGCTACACCAGGATCCTTTGTGGGTCGTGAGAGTACTGCTTCAATTTGTTCATTTGTCAGTATATTCTCTTGATCAAtctaaaaaatttaataaacggTTTGTATaagttgaaattaaattttattttacacaGCATTTTTGCTTACCACACTTGCACCCCTTAAAGTCAATCCATTGAATTGACTGCGATATTTTATGCTTTGCAGCTCGAATACGTctttaattataaacaattgttttttatcaTTTGATAGTTTTGCTATCAAATGTATTTCCAAGGCTGATTTCAGTTGACGGCCCTTTGAATGTATGTCCCAAAGATAATAGGCATCCGTTGTCTTATTGACATAGGTCATTTGCGCATTCGGTCCAACGTAATCTAGCTCGAGTGGGAGCAACTCGTCAATACTTCTATCTATGCCCAACAGCAGCCACTGATATGTTTTGTTGAAGTATCTATTGGCAGAAGCCTCCTTGAGCAGCCTAGATGAACCTTCGCAATTGGTGTCCACAATCACAGTCGTTCGAGCATAATTTTTTCttgttaaaattgatttaagcaAATATGAGCTATTTATGTGGACCGGTTGAACAAATTGATTGGATTCCATGAGTGCTAGAGCATTCGAATAAAGatctaaaaatgaaaatattatgctaaattaataattgaaaatttgtcaatacaaaagtaaattgcatacCTTCTTCAGAACAGGCAAATATAATGCTTTCCCTAGTTTTAACCAATCGCGTCGTGAACTCCGTTAAAACAGAAGTTTCCATTGGGGAACTTTGTCCCAAAAACACACATGCTAAGGTTAACACTAAAGCCAGCACGCTCAAACACATTGCATATAGTTATCTTTGTAATCTGTGATATTTAAGCAAACACGCTTTCTTTTATAGCTTAGTGCACTAGTTGGTTGATTGACAGCTCAAATTGAAGCAAGCActtacaaatgcaaattgaaaaatatacgCGTAATTGTGCGTAAGGAGCCAATTAAATTATCAATCAAACAAAATCTGcagaaatacatttttagtTACAGTTAAAGGATCCGGCTCAATTCTATATGCTATTAAATTAGATTAATAGTTTTTTAAGGTATTCTATACTTATCATTATAGTGACTGCTATTATTTACAATTGGCtttcttttgcatttaaaattttattcaaGCAATCACTATACCACTTGCAACTGTATTTGCTTTTGCATTAACGAGTCAATGGGATTTTCATAacgaatcagcttatttagcAAAAATGTACCATCCTGATGGTAATCGGCATCTACAACAAAGACTTCCACAACTTTTGTCATTAGGAACTGCTCGTTTTTCAGTGTGTCTACTATAAGTAATGGGGATACCTTAATAAGCCCCAATTTAGATGGACAAATGGTTAGTGGAAATTCTGCAAACTGGCCCGGCTGCAATACATCCAATACAAAATTAGCCGAGCCAGTATAGGGACAGTCGGCAAACGCTTTAGTTTCGAGAGTTATATGCAGCTTCATGGCGTGCTCGGCTGTATTGGTTACCCTGCATTGGAAGGTAAATATGGTGCCGATTTTGACAATATTCTCGGCATCGATTACTTCTAAGCGTAGGTCCTTGTATTCAAAGGGCTGAAAGTGATTAAAAACCTATATAAATCTAATTTGTATGGATACATTTTTCTGAGTACCTACCAATCTCTGCAATTGGCTTGTCTGCAATCTGCCTTTCTCCCCGAAATTCGATCTCCAAACAATGTCCAGCTTACCCACATTATTTGCTTCGCGAAGTGTTTTGATGTGCTTCGCAACT is a window encoding:
- the Frmd5 gene encoding FERM domain-containing protein 5, producing the protein MFKSKNECNIVYKCTVRLLDDSDVLECEFQPFHKGIYLVDHICRQLDIKEKDYFGLRYVDTGKQRHWLDLAKSILKQCKDIDPVLFSLRVKFYPADPFRLTGNGRIMLFQQLKRDLRHGRLYCSLGEAAALGALIVQEELGDYDEMMHIGDYVSSLDLALRQTENLEKKIIDLHKKRKPGQDPSVAMDEFMGIARGLETYGIDPHPVKDHRGSLLYVGINHAGISTFVAGKRSQHFRWNEVHKINFEGKMFIAHLSFTDASREPKKHTIGFKCPSGPACRYLWRCAIEQMLFFTLPNSQHAAVVSGGGFFSWGTKFRYTGRTEREILTESINALREQKMTNSTSSKRKASSVPATPSSPQGDLAQIRYSSLPRSTMSEPLGCSMAPSILIYGGHGQDVGVNGSLQMPILEPVCEEARLRSSNMDRLNHMGTELSGYAFRDSIEHSSTESGLTASGYDVAGKPRGNHNDSKQHLYYSSKQYYALPNPALNSSSSVGISSGKHIGKYSRTHSNSNGGKSLRKFHLLHAFIPSVIFVVIAMAGTAVFIMESELEIFERVRNSPEMLSLRYQYYQPLKEFVMEKLGRKM
- the lft gene encoding protein limb expression 1 homolog, which encodes MVYPEEPFWALPMVSGLYEDRDYRVNVVEALQEFWQMKQTRGVELKNGALVIYESIPSNSQPYVCFVTLPGGSCFGSFQNCPTKAEARRSSAKIALMNSVFNEHPSRRISDEFIEKAVQDARASFKGTPQNNELPESGIGAFRFMLEANKGRTMLEFQELMTVFQLLHWNGSLKAMRERQCSRQEVVAHYSNRSLDDEMRAQMALDWIAREQENPGVLRRELVLAERELETARMAGRELRFPKEKKDILMIAHNQLGGSNLGAASIEN
- the Ir31a gene encoding ionotropic receptor 75a, with amino-acid sequence MCLSVLALVLTLACVFLGQSSPMETSVLTEFTTRLVKTRESIIFACSEEDLYSNALALMESNQFVQPVHINSSYLLKSILTRKNYARTTVIVDTNCEGSSRLLKEASANRYFNKTYQWLLLGIDRSIDELLPLELDYVGPNAQMTYVNKTTDAYYLWDIHSKGRQLKSALEIHLIAKLSNDKKQLFIIKDVFELQSIKYRSQFNGLTLRGASVIDQENILTNEQIEAVLSRPTKDPGVAAFIKYHYELLCLLRDRFNFTVKFRNSRGWAGRLGNTTFRLGLLGIIMRNEADIAASGAFNRINRFAEFDTIHQSWKFETAFLFRFTPDLDTHGKSGNFLAPFSRQVWLFTLGTLIGITVIWLLLEYLSNRWHTKAEKQLKRRNLNIRNILWVARLRRKATNLTAENIMTRPDPKSQSNWTERILHTFGAVCQQGMEPIPKDLPSRSIVVTVYLFSVVMYNYYTSSVVGGLLSSSDQGPATVDEITSSPLKLSFEDIGYYKVLFRESSNPVVTRLISKKLSTSRGANEMGVYGHIEEAIPYLKSGGFAFHCEVVDAYPIIAELFDANEICDLREVSGLMEVEIMNWIVHKNSQYTELFKTAMCNAREVGLVERILRQRQMKKPACQSLYTVYPVTMSGVSSAFLTLLCGALLALLALCLEIATVKWRLRRI